Within the Gloeobacter kilaueensis JS1 genome, the region CCTGCGGAACCTGCATTTTGAGAACAAGAACGACGAAGCGCACCTGTGGCTGCGCGGCCTGCACCTGGCTCTAGACGCTCAGGGGAACGTCCGGCTGTGGTCCGAACGGGATCTGCGCCTCAATGCCCGCTTCGTGATGACCCAGTGTACGTCCGACTTTGAGCCCGCCCAACCGGAGGCGCAGGCCGCTCCTCCGGTGGCGGGCACGATCGAACCGCTCTACCGGGCGCTGGTCCGTTGCCTCGAAGCGGAGGCGTCGAAAGCTCCTGTCGCCGGAGGCTGTGGCCATGACCGGTAGACCCGCCGCCCGGCTGACGGACATGACCGCCCACGGGGGGCCGCTTGCTCCGGGTCCCGGCAGCCCCAACATCTTGATCGGGGGACTGCCAGCCTGGCGGGGGATCGGTGCCGCCCAGGTGGCTGCCCTGCTCGATACCTTTCAGCAGGGTGTCAAGGACATCGGCAAGGCGACGGCGAAGGCAACCGCCGCTGCCGGAACGCCTGCGGGTCCGGCGGCGCAACTGCACCTGGAGGAGACGATCAAAGACTCGGCCCTCAAAGTTGCCAGGCTCATCGCGAGCTTTACCGCCGACATCCACGCCTGCGCCACGCCCTACGTCGTCATCCCCCACGGCACAGGAGTGGTCATCGACGGCAGCCAGACGGTCTTTCACAACAACCTGCCCGCCTGCCGCCTGGGCGACACGATCCAGGAAACCCTCTCCGTCAACAAGATCGTCATGGGCTGCTTCACCGTCCTCATCGGCGGCTAAGACCTGGACAAATGTCTCGCGGGCTTCTAGGATAATGGTCGAAGCGCGGGCTGTTGCTGATGCTTCTAAACGATTCGATCACCTATCCTGAGTCCGACGGTCGGCCCATGGCGGACAACACCGAGCAATTTCGCTGGATTGTCTACCTCAAAGAAAATCTCGAATGGCTCTTTGCCGCCGATCCGGCTGTGTTCGTTGCCGGAGATCTGCTCTGGTACCCGATCGAGGGCAAAGACAAACTCTGTCAGGCTCCCGACGTCCTCGTGGCCTTCGGACGAGCGAAGGGCCGCCGGGGCAGCTACCGGCAATGGCTCGAAGGCAATATTCCTCCCCAGGTTGTCATTGAAGTTATCTCCCCCGGCAACACGATCCCCGAGATGACCCGCAAGTTTCAGTTTTACGAGCGCTACGGCGTCGAAGAATACTACCTCTACGACCCGGATCGCGGCAGCCTCGATGGTTTTATCCGGCAGGACGAAGGTCTGGTCCCGCTCGAAACGGTCGAAGGCTGGGTGAGCCCGCGCCTCGGTATTCACTTCCTGCTCACCGGTGGAGGCGAATTGCAGATCTTGCGTCCGGACGGTCAGCCCTTCGAGAGCTTTCAGGTGCTGGCCGAGCGCGCCGAGCAAGAACGACAGCGGGCCGAGCAAGAACGGCAGCGCGCCGAGCAAGAACGACAGCGGGCCGAGCAAGAACGGCAGCGGGCGGAGAGGCTGGCAGAACGCCTGCGGCAGTTGGGCATCGATCCAGACAGCCCAGGCGAGTAGTGCTCAAAGCCTGTCTACTCTAACGGGGCGGCCCAAAGACGACCTCGGGCCGCAAAAGTCCCTCCTGGCGGCAGGCGACTCCGAGAAATTGCCCCGTCGCCGCCTGCACCTGGACGGCTGCCTCCGGCCCTGGTGCTGCGATCTTCTGGCCCAACTGCCAGCGGGCAGCTTCCTCCGGCGGCAGGCGCACGATCTCCAGATGATCGAGGGCTGCCGCTGCCTCGATCATCGGCAATCTACCGGCGCTAAACTGCGGCTCTACCTGATCGAGTGGAAGGCTCTGCTCGATCCAAAAGCGCCCACTGCGGATACGGATCAGGTGAGCGAGGGCAGCCCCGCAGCCGAGGGCCGCCCCCAGATCGCGGGCGATCGAACGAATATAGGTACCGGCGGAGCAGAGCACTTCGACGGTGAGTTCCGCCCGTTCGCCCGGCTGCCAGCCCAGAATC harbors:
- a CDS encoding Uma2 family endonuclease, with amino-acid sequence MLMLLNDSITYPESDGRPMADNTEQFRWIVYLKENLEWLFAADPAVFVAGDLLWYPIEGKDKLCQAPDVLVAFGRAKGRRGSYRQWLEGNIPPQVVIEVISPGNTIPEMTRKFQFYERYGVEEYYLYDPDRGSLDGFIRQDEGLVPLETVEGWVSPRLGIHFLLTGGGELQILRPDGQPFESFQVLAERAEQERQRAEQERQRAEQERQRAEQERQRAERLAERLRQLGIDPDSPGE
- a CDS encoding PAAR domain-containing protein, translating into MTGRPAARLTDMTAHGGPLAPGPGSPNILIGGLPAWRGIGAAQVAALLDTFQQGVKDIGKATAKATAAAGTPAGPAAQLHLEETIKDSALKVARLIASFTADIHACATPYVVIPHGTGVVIDGSQTVFHNNLPACRLGDTIQETLSVNKIVMGCFTVLIGG